The following are from one region of the Ischnura elegans chromosome 12, ioIscEleg1.1, whole genome shotgun sequence genome:
- the LOC124169364 gene encoding trypsin-3-like, whose translation MNATTAVIALAIIASASCFRVLNGRPPLDGRIVGGEDAAPGEFPYQLSLRIGGDHTCGASILSEDWAVTAAHCVHNVGDYSLQLMAGSLDVDEGDIYDVTNFTVHPNYDPATTDWDMAVLKVSTPFVFSSTVSPIALPAEGEELDAGTMVVISGWGDLSEEGPNAKFLQKVTVPVYDQNECALAYIMSGGITDQMFCAGVKEGGKDACQGDSGGPLVFNDKLYGIVSWGRGCGERGYPGVYAKVSSMKAFIAKETGLKK comes from the exons ATGAATGCGACTACAGCGGTCATCGCTTTGGCTATTATAGCCAGCGCTTCGT GCTTCCGAGTGCTCAATGGGCGACCGCCACTTGACGGGAGAATCGTTGGTGGGGAGGATGCAGCCCCCGGAGAGTTCCCTTACCAG CTCTCCCTGAGAATAGGCGGAGATCACACGTGTGGTGCATCCATCTTGAGCGAAGACTGGGCCGTGACTGCCGCGCACTGCGTTCACAA TGTGGGAGACTATAGCCTGCAGCTCATGGCTGGTTCTCTTGACGTTGACGAGGGGGACATTTATGATGTAACTAATTTCACAGTACACCCCAATTATGATCCAGCCACCACAGACTGGGATATGGCTGTACTCAAG GTCTCAACACCTTTTGTCTTCAGTAGTACAGTGTCTCCTATTGCATTGCCTGCGGAAGGAGAGGAGCTGGATGCTGGGACAATGGTGGTGATAAGTGGATGGGGTGACTTATCG GAAGAAGGCCCTAACGCTAAATTCCTTCAGAAGGTCACTGTCCCTGTTTATGACCAAAATGAGTGTGCTCTGGCTTACATAATGTCCGGTGGGATTACAGATCAAATGTTCTGTGCTGGAGTGAAGGAAGGAGGCAAGGATGCTTGTCAG GGTGATAGTGGTGGTCCTCTGGTCTTCAATGATAAGCTCTACGGCATTGTATCCTGGGGGAGAGGTTGTGGAGAAAGAGGATACCCAGGAGTTTATGCCAAAGTATCGTCAATGAAGGCATTTATAGCCAAGGAAACTGGCCTGAAGAAGTGA